A DNA window from Hydrogenophaga taeniospiralis contains the following coding sequences:
- a CDS encoding zinc-dependent alcohol dehydrogenase family protein codes for MTDAPPTLSRWQLGAYGRQHLSCVEAPMPTPGPGQILVRVAAASLNYRDLLMIDNGMGTPFTAPWTPGSDMAGRVLAVGDGVTRWQAGDEVISTFYAGWLDGRPTPEVFPLGGPGPGMLATHVLLDAQWVAAAPATLSPAQASTLPCAALTAWFALIEQGALRAGQTVLIHGTGGVALFGLQLARLHGARTVVVSGDPAKRAQVLAMGATHALARDADWVAELHALTQGHGADHVLELVGGANMERSLQALAPGGRLSVIGVLDGDRISTSAYPVIRQKAVLQGIGVGHRRALEDLVRAIDVNRLTPTIAASYVASDLPAALDHLARGAFGKVVVTF; via the coding sequence ATGACCGATGCACCCCCCACCCTTTCCCGCTGGCAACTCGGCGCCTACGGCCGCCAGCACCTCAGCTGCGTCGAAGCGCCCATGCCCACCCCCGGGCCGGGCCAGATCCTGGTGCGGGTGGCCGCCGCGTCGCTCAACTACCGCGATCTGCTGATGATCGACAACGGCATGGGCACGCCCTTCACCGCCCCCTGGACACCGGGCTCCGACATGGCCGGCCGCGTGCTGGCCGTGGGCGACGGCGTCACGCGCTGGCAAGCGGGCGACGAAGTGATCAGCACTTTTTATGCGGGCTGGCTCGACGGCAGGCCCACGCCCGAGGTCTTCCCGCTGGGCGGCCCCGGCCCGGGCATGCTGGCCACGCACGTGCTGCTCGACGCCCAATGGGTCGCGGCCGCGCCCGCCACCCTGAGCCCCGCCCAGGCCAGCACCCTGCCCTGCGCGGCGCTGACGGCCTGGTTTGCGCTGATCGAACAGGGCGCACTGCGCGCTGGCCAGACCGTGCTGATCCACGGCACCGGCGGTGTCGCGCTGTTCGGCCTGCAACTGGCGCGACTGCACGGGGCGCGCACGGTGGTGGTCTCGGGCGACCCGGCCAAGCGCGCGCAGGTGCTGGCGATGGGCGCCACGCACGCGCTGGCGCGCGATGCCGACTGGGTGGCCGAGCTGCACGCGCTGACCCAGGGCCACGGCGCCGACCACGTGCTGGAGCTGGTGGGCGGTGCCAACATGGAACGCTCGCTGCAGGCCCTGGCGCCGGGCGGGCGGCTGTCGGTCATCGGCGTGCTCGACGGCGACCGGATCTCCACATCGGCCTACCCCGTCATCCGCCAGAAGGCCGTGCTGCAGGGCATCGGCGTGGGGCACCGCCGGGCCCTGGAAGACCTGGTGCGCGCCATCGACGTGAACAGGCTCACGCCCACCATCGCCGCCAGCTACGTGGCCAGCGATCTGCCCGCCGCGCTGGACCACCTGGCCCGTGGCGCCTTCGGCAAGGTGGTGGTCACGTTCTGA
- a CDS encoding LysR family transcriptional regulator, with the protein MSERFRGVEEFVAAVEAGSFAQAAQRLHITRSAVAKSIALMESRLGVRLFHRTTRSQSLTDEGAACYERCRRALQELEAARQEIDAGRLVPTGRVRVSLPDVVGRRCVVPLLLELAQQHPELVLEVSLNDRRVDLVEDGVDVALRSGALPDSAVLSARPVGHQWMGLYAAPAYLAARGRPTGLADLRAHQAAHRFIVYGRAGASGLWRFGQGERPEDTLPIPAPALVFDSIEAMSAAAVAGLGLVRLPKWLVAPAVAAGELVPVFDEPVPFGFPMHLLWPHSRRLPLKTRVVLDLLGQRLPGLLAAS; encoded by the coding sequence ATGAGCGAGCGTTTTCGGGGGGTGGAGGAGTTCGTGGCGGCGGTGGAGGCCGGCAGCTTTGCCCAGGCGGCGCAGCGCCTGCACATCACGCGTTCGGCGGTGGCCAAGAGCATCGCGTTGATGGAGTCGCGCCTGGGCGTGCGGCTGTTCCACCGCACCACGCGCAGCCAGAGCCTGACCGACGAAGGCGCCGCCTGCTACGAACGCTGCCGCCGCGCGCTGCAGGAACTGGAGGCCGCGCGGCAGGAGATCGACGCGGGCCGGCTGGTGCCCACCGGGCGGGTGCGCGTGTCCCTGCCCGACGTGGTGGGGCGCCGCTGCGTGGTGCCTTTGCTGCTGGAGCTGGCGCAGCAGCACCCCGAGCTGGTGCTGGAGGTGTCGCTGAACGACCGGCGCGTCGATCTGGTGGAAGACGGGGTGGACGTGGCGCTGCGCAGCGGCGCGCTGCCCGACAGCGCGGTGCTGTCGGCGCGCCCGGTGGGCCACCAGTGGATGGGGCTGTACGCCGCGCCGGCCTACCTGGCGGCCCGGGGCCGGCCCACTGGCCTGGCCGACCTGCGCGCCCACCAGGCGGCGCACCGCTTCATCGTCTATGGCCGTGCCGGGGCCTCCGGCCTGTGGCGGTTCGGTCAGGGCGAGCGGCCCGAAGACACCCTGCCCATTCCCGCGCCGGCGCTGGTGTTTGACAGCATCGAAGCCATGAGCGCCGCGGCCGTAGCCGGGCTGGGCCTGGTGCGGCTGCCGAAGTGGCTGGTGGCGCCGGCCGTGGCCGCCGGGGAGTTGGTGCCGGTGTTCGACGAGCCGGTGCCGTTCGGCTTCCCCATGCACCTGCTGTGGCCGCACAGCCGGCGCCTGCCCCTGAAGACCCGGGTGGTGCTGGACCTGCTCGGGCAACGGCTGCCCGGTCTGTTGGCGGCCTCTTGA
- a CDS encoding MBL fold metallo-hydrolase — MKLSNFTSRTVLAVSLAFASTFVAVAPAQAEAPMQHKQVAGFYRTMIGDYEVTALLDGGGAIDSSLLHGDPALIQSLLARSFQNDPKNVPATVQGYLVNTGSKLVLIDTGAGGHWGGPTLGKLVQNLKASGYKPEQVDQVLLTHLHSDHVGGIYKNGKRVFPNATVVMKKADADFWLSKDIAAKAPEEAKIFFKMAQDGAAPYIAAGKWKPFEGMSEIVPGIAPYAIPGHTPGHTGYMISSKGQSLLAWGDVTHVIAVQMPHPEIGIAFDSDGEMAIKTREDLLVKLAADKTMIAAAHMPFPGLGRVRKADAGTGYDWVPATFVNLK; from the coding sequence ATGAAACTCTCCAATTTCACTTCGCGCACCGTGCTCGCGGTATCGTTGGCATTCGCCAGCACCTTCGTTGCTGTCGCACCGGCCCAAGCTGAAGCGCCGATGCAGCACAAGCAGGTTGCGGGCTTCTATCGCACGATGATTGGCGACTATGAAGTCACCGCGCTCCTTGACGGCGGCGGCGCCATCGACTCCAGCCTCCTGCATGGCGATCCAGCGCTCATCCAGTCCCTTCTGGCGCGCTCCTTCCAGAACGATCCCAAGAATGTCCCGGCCACCGTCCAAGGCTACCTCGTCAACACCGGCTCCAAGCTCGTTCTCATCGATACGGGTGCAGGCGGCCACTGGGGTGGCCCCACGCTGGGCAAGCTCGTGCAGAACTTGAAGGCCTCCGGCTACAAGCCGGAGCAGGTTGATCAGGTGTTGCTGACACATCTTCACTCTGACCATGTTGGTGGGATCTACAAGAACGGGAAACGCGTCTTCCCGAACGCGACCGTGGTGATGAAGAAGGCCGACGCCGACTTCTGGCTGTCGAAGGACATCGCCGCCAAGGCCCCGGAAGAAGCAAAAATCTTCTTCAAGATGGCACAGGATGGCGCCGCGCCTTACATCGCTGCCGGCAAATGGAAGCCGTTCGAAGGCATGAGCGAAATCGTCCCCGGCATTGCTCCCTATGCCATTCCCGGCCATACGCCCGGTCACACCGGCTACATGATTTCCTCCAAGGGTCAGTCGCTGCTGGCCTGGGGCGACGTCACTCACGTCATCGCCGTCCAGATGCCGCACCCGGAAATCGGCATCGCCTTCGACTCAGACGGCGAGATGGCCATCAAGACGCGTGAAGACCTTCTGGTGAAGCTCGCTGCGGACAAGACGATGATCGCCGCCGCCCACATGCCGTTCCCTGGCCTGGGCCGTGTTCGCAAGGCCGACGCCGGCACTGGGTACGACTGGGTGCCAGCGACCTTCGTCAACCTGAAGTGA